The following are encoded together in the Erwinia sp. E602 genome:
- a CDS encoding efflux RND transporter periplasmic adaptor subunit codes for MLRLNPATFAVCLLPLALVACGDTTGTDDPRTQPPLVRSATVVNALDASRAFTGVVVARVQSDLGFRVQGKILERLVDTGQTVKRGQPLMRMDPVDLSLQAQAQQQAVTAVRARAKQTRDDEARYRGLVATGAVSASDYDRIKAAADAARAELSAAQAQANVAQNATGYAVLLADADGVVMETLAEPGQVVTAGQPVVRLARAGQREAIVQLPETLRPAVGSEAEATLYGSVKQPAPAKLRLLSEAADPVTRTFEARYVLEGTMAGAPLGSTVTLQISDDKLPGQRVQVPLAALYDPGKGPGVWVISGKPARVSWRPVQVQGVGDDAARVTGSVKPGEQVVALGAHLLHDGEAVRLAEQSGSNIAGSQP; via the coding sequence ATGCTCAGGCTCAATCCTGCCACCTTCGCTGTCTGCCTGTTGCCGCTTGCTCTCGTGGCCTGCGGTGACACTACCGGTACCGACGATCCCCGTACCCAGCCGCCCCTGGTCAGGTCTGCGACCGTAGTCAATGCGCTGGATGCCTCACGCGCATTTACCGGGGTGGTGGTCGCCCGGGTTCAAAGCGATCTCGGTTTCAGAGTGCAGGGTAAAATCCTTGAACGTCTGGTCGATACCGGCCAGACCGTTAAACGCGGCCAGCCACTGATGCGTATGGATCCGGTTGACCTCAGCCTGCAGGCGCAGGCTCAGCAACAGGCCGTCACGGCCGTACGGGCGCGGGCTAAACAAACCCGCGATGACGAGGCGCGCTACCGTGGGCTGGTCGCCACAGGTGCGGTATCGGCATCGGACTACGATCGGATTAAGGCCGCCGCCGATGCGGCCAGAGCTGAACTCAGTGCGGCGCAGGCGCAGGCGAATGTGGCGCAAAACGCGACGGGCTACGCCGTGCTGCTGGCCGACGCCGACGGCGTGGTGATGGAAACGCTGGCGGAACCCGGTCAGGTTGTCACTGCCGGTCAGCCGGTGGTCCGTCTGGCCAGAGCAGGGCAGCGTGAGGCCATCGTGCAGTTGCCCGAAACGTTACGCCCGGCGGTTGGAAGCGAGGCGGAGGCAACGTTGTACGGTAGCGTTAAGCAGCCAGCTCCGGCGAAACTGCGGCTCCTTTCCGAGGCGGCCGATCCGGTTACGCGCACCTTTGAGGCGAGATATGTGCTTGAGGGGACAATGGCCGGCGCGCCGCTGGGATCCACGGTGACGCTGCAAATCAGCGACGATAAATTGCCGGGCCAGAGGGTGCAGGTGCCTTTAGCGGCCCTCTACGATCCGGGCAAAGGGCCGGGGGTGTGGGTGATTTCAGGAAAACCGGCCAGAGTGTCATGGCGGCCCGTGCAGGTGCAGGGGGTAGGTGACGATGCCGCGCGGGTGACCGGCAGCGTAAAACCGGGGGAACAGGTGGTCGCTCTGGGGGCGCATCTGCTGCATGACGGTGAGGCCGTGCGCCTGGCTGAACAGAGCGGTAGCAACATCGCCGGGAGCCAGCCATGA
- a CDS encoding efflux RND transporter permease subunit, with product MNGGRFNLSALAVRERSVTLFLIILITVAGILSFFELGRAEDPPFTVKQMTIISAWPGATAQEMQDQVAEPLEKRMQELRWYDRSETYTRPGLAFTMLSLKDSTPPSQVQEEFYQARKKLADETKNLPAGVIGPMVNDEFSDVTFALFALKAKGEPQRLLVRDAEALRQRILHVPGVKKVNIIGEQSERIFVSFSHDRLATLGIAPQDIFSALNGQNVLTPAGSIDTKGPQVFIRLDGAFDKLEKIRETPIIVQGRTLQLSDVATVERGYEDPATFLIRNQGEPALMLGIIMRDGWNGLDLGKALDAETASINEGMPLGMTLAKVTDQAVNISSSVDEFMTKFFVALLVVMVVCFVSMGWRVGVVVAAAVPLTLAIVFVVMEASGKNFDRITLGSLILALGLLVDDAIIAIEMMVVKMEEGYDRVKASAYAWSHTAAPMLAGTLVTAVGFMPNGFAQSTAGEYTSNMFWIVGIALIASWVVAVVFTPYLGVKMLPEIKTVEGGHAAIYNTRHYNRFRRLLTWVIARKWIVAGSVIAVFTVAILGMGLVKKQFFPTSDRPEVLIEVQMPYGTSIEQTSAATAKVEAWLRKQKETKMVTSYIGQGSPRFFLAMAPELPDPSFAKIVVLTDNPEAREALKFRLREAAAQGLAPEARVRVTQLVFGPYSPYPVAWRVMGADVGKLREIADRVEQVLQNSPMMRTVNTDWGPKVPALHFTLDQDRLQAVGLTSTAVAQQLQFLLSGIPITPVREDIRSVQVMGRAAGDIRLDPEKIAGFTLVGSAGQRIPLSQIGQVEVQMEDPVLRRRDRTPTITVRGDIAEHLQPPDVSTAITKALQPLIASLPPGYRIEQAGSIEESGKATEAMAPLFPIMIAMTLLIIILQVRSMSAMVMVFLTAPLGLIGVVPTLLLFNQPFGINALVGLIALSGILMRNTLILIGQIHHNEQQGLAPFDAVVEATVQRARPVLLTAMAAILAFIPLTHSVFWGTLAYTLIGGTFGGTVITLVFLPAMYAIWFKIRANSAGPAEGE from the coding sequence ATGAACGGGGGGCGATTCAATCTTTCAGCGCTGGCCGTACGCGAGCGCTCAGTTACGCTGTTCCTGATTATCCTGATCACCGTGGCCGGTATCCTGTCGTTTTTTGAACTGGGGCGGGCGGAAGATCCTCCCTTCACCGTCAAGCAGATGACCATTATTTCTGCCTGGCCCGGTGCCACCGCGCAGGAGATGCAGGACCAGGTGGCTGAACCGCTGGAAAAGCGCATGCAGGAGCTCAGGTGGTATGACCGCAGTGAGACCTACACGCGTCCCGGTCTGGCTTTTACCATGCTGTCACTGAAGGACAGCACGCCGCCTTCTCAGGTGCAGGAAGAGTTTTATCAGGCGCGTAAAAAGCTCGCTGATGAAACTAAAAACCTGCCTGCCGGCGTCATCGGGCCGATGGTCAATGATGAATTCTCCGACGTGACCTTTGCGCTGTTTGCGCTGAAGGCGAAGGGGGAGCCACAGCGGCTGCTGGTGCGCGATGCGGAAGCGTTACGCCAGCGAATTTTGCATGTGCCGGGGGTCAAAAAGGTCAATATCATCGGCGAACAGTCTGAGCGCATCTTTGTCTCGTTCTCGCATGACCGTCTGGCCACGCTGGGCATCGCGCCGCAGGATATTTTCTCCGCCCTCAACGGCCAGAACGTACTGACCCCCGCCGGTTCGATTGACACCAAAGGGCCGCAGGTGTTTATCCGTCTGGACGGTGCCTTTGACAAACTGGAGAAAATCCGCGAAACGCCGATTATTGTCCAGGGCAGAACCCTGCAGCTTTCTGACGTGGCAACCGTTGAACGGGGCTACGAAGATCCTGCGACCTTCCTGATCCGCAATCAGGGTGAACCGGCGCTGATGCTGGGCATCATCATGCGGGACGGCTGGAACGGTCTGGATTTGGGTAAGGCACTGGATGCGGAAACGGCCAGCATCAATGAGGGGATGCCGCTGGGGATGACTCTTGCCAAAGTCACCGATCAGGCCGTTAACATCAGTTCGTCGGTCGACGAGTTTATGACCAAATTTTTTGTCGCGCTGCTGGTAGTGATGGTGGTCTGCTTCGTCAGTATGGGATGGCGCGTGGGCGTGGTGGTTGCGGCGGCGGTGCCGCTGACGCTGGCGATTGTCTTCGTGGTGATGGAGGCCTCCGGCAAAAACTTTGACCGCATTACCCTGGGCTCGTTGATCCTGGCGCTGGGGTTGCTGGTTGATGATGCGATCATCGCCATCGAGATGATGGTGGTGAAGATGGAAGAAGGCTACGACCGCGTCAAAGCCTCGGCCTATGCCTGGAGCCACACGGCTGCGCCGATGCTGGCCGGTACGCTGGTGACCGCCGTCGGTTTTATGCCCAACGGCTTTGCACAATCCACCGCCGGTGAATACACCAGCAACATGTTCTGGATAGTGGGGATCGCCCTGATTGCTTCCTGGGTGGTGGCGGTAGTGTTTACCCCTTATCTTGGCGTGAAGATGCTGCCCGAGATCAAAACGGTAGAGGGTGGGCACGCGGCGATCTACAACACCCGCCACTACAACCGCTTTCGCCGCTTACTGACGTGGGTGATCGCCCGTAAGTGGATCGTGGCCGGGTCGGTAATTGCCGTCTTTACGGTGGCGATACTCGGCATGGGGCTGGTGAAAAAACAATTTTTCCCGACCTCCGATCGCCCGGAAGTGCTGATCGAAGTGCAGATGCCCTACGGCACGTCGATTGAGCAAACCAGCGCGGCAACCGCGAAGGTTGAAGCCTGGCTGAGAAAGCAGAAAGAGACCAAAATGGTGACGTCTTATATCGGCCAGGGTTCACCGCGTTTCTTCCTGGCCATGGCGCCGGAGCTGCCCGATCCGTCGTTTGCGAAAATTGTGGTGCTGACGGACAACCCGGAAGCCCGTGAGGCGCTGAAGTTCCGGCTTCGTGAAGCCGCGGCGCAGGGCCTGGCACCCGAGGCGCGCGTGCGCGTGACTCAGCTGGTGTTTGGGCCTTACTCACCCTATCCGGTGGCCTGGCGTGTTATGGGGGCGGATGTGGGCAAACTGCGCGAAATTGCTGACAGGGTAGAACAGGTGCTGCAGAACAGCCCGATGATGAGGACCGTTAACACCGACTGGGGGCCTAAGGTGCCGGCGCTGCACTTCACGCTGGATCAGGATCGCCTGCAGGCGGTGGGGCTGACGTCGACCGCGGTCGCGCAGCAGCTTCAGTTCCTGCTTTCAGGCATTCCGATCACCCCGGTGCGTGAAGATATCCGCTCGGTGCAGGTTATGGGGCGTGCGGCAGGGGATATCCGTCTTGATCCGGAAAAAATAGCCGGTTTTACCCTGGTGGGCTCTGCCGGCCAGCGCATTCCGCTGTCGCAGATTGGCCAGGTTGAGGTGCAGATGGAAGATCCTGTTCTGCGTCGTCGCGATCGCACCCCAACCATAACGGTCCGCGGGGATATCGCCGAACATCTGCAGCCGCCGGATGTCTCCACCGCCATCACGAAGGCGCTGCAGCCGCTTATCGCTTCGCTTCCGCCCGGATACCGCATCGAGCAGGCGGGGTCGATTGAAGAGTCCGGTAAAGCCACCGAAGCGATGGCACCGCTGTTCCCGATCATGATCGCCATGACGCTGCTGATTATTATCCTGCAGGTGCGGTCGATGTCGGCGATGGTGATGGTGTTCCTCACCGCGCCGCTTGGGCTGATCGGCGTGGTGCCCACCCTGCTGCTGTTCAACCAGCCGTTTGGCATCAATGCGCTGGTCGGATTGATCGCGCTGTCGGGGATCCTGATGCGTAACACGCTGATCCTGATCGGTCAGATCCATCACAACGAACAGCAAGGGCTGGCGCCATTTGACGCGGTGGTGGAGGCGACGGTGCAGCGGGCCCGGCCGGTATTGCTGACGGCGATGGCGGCCATTCTGGCGTTTATCCCGCTGACCCACTCGGTATTCTGGGGCACGCTGGCCTATACCCTGATTGGCGGGACGTTTGGCGGCACGGTTATTACGCTGGTGTTCCTGCCGGCGATGTACGCCATCTGGTTTAAAATCCGGGCGAATTCTGCCGGACCCGCCGAGGGGGAATAG
- a CDS encoding DsbA family protein, translating into MPIDKLEYIFDPLCGWCYASAPALDWLAATFSHQLYLLPSGLFAGEGARPITPEWAAHAWKNDQRIAQLTGQPFSGQYHHLLLSGARFDSGALNLALTAFRQISSAAEAGLLHELQAARYVRGEDTARGDVVLKISQAYAAVHHPHLSPSLTADIFAPGSELADLTQQRISGVQRLMRSNGISGVPLLLVTVAGKTHAISGSDLYGGAESINNALDKLGCISH; encoded by the coding sequence ATGCCGATTGACAAACTGGAGTATATTTTTGATCCGCTGTGCGGCTGGTGCTACGCCAGCGCACCCGCGCTGGACTGGCTGGCGGCCACCTTTTCGCACCAGCTGTACCTGCTGCCCAGCGGGCTGTTTGCAGGGGAGGGTGCCCGCCCGATAACGCCAGAGTGGGCAGCACATGCCTGGAAAAACGACCAGAGGATCGCTCAGCTCACCGGTCAGCCTTTTAGCGGGCAGTATCATCACCTGCTTTTGTCCGGTGCCCGCTTTGACTCCGGGGCGCTTAACCTTGCCCTGACGGCGTTTAGGCAGATTTCATCTGCGGCAGAAGCCGGTCTGTTACATGAACTGCAGGCGGCACGCTACGTGCGCGGGGAGGATACGGCACGCGGCGACGTGGTGCTGAAAATCAGCCAGGCATACGCCGCAGTGCACCATCCGCATCTCTCCCCGTCACTGACCGCCGACATTTTTGCGCCAGGCTCGGAACTGGCCGACCTCACTCAGCAGCGCATCAGCGGCGTACAACGGTTAATGCGCTCCAACGGCATCTCCGGCGTGCCTCTGCTGCTGGTCACCGTGGCGGGAAAGACGCACGCTATTAGCGGCAGCGATCTCTACGGTGGGGCAGAGTCGATTAATAACGCACTGGATAAACTGGGGTGTATTTCACACTGA